The genomic interval ATTTCTTACAGTAGGTGATGCGGATCCTTTTGAAAGTCAGTCTAGAGCATTGGAACGTGTATTAAAATCAAATAACGTCCCTGTGGAGACATCGTATTTCGATGGCACACATAAACTTAAGCATCAGTATCAATTTCATATGAAATTAAAAGAATCGAAAGTAACATATGAAAAGTTAATGCAATTTTTAAGTGAATATACAAATCAATCATTATATAATACATTAGAAGAAGAACCATTAGTAACGAAACCTAAATAAACGAGGTGCGTATAATGAAAGAAAAAGTATTGTTAACAGGTGCAACAGGTTATATCGGAAAATATTTATCACAGCAACTTGCAGGACAGTTTGATATATATGCGATGAGTAAGTATCCAGGTGAAGTAGTGCAAGGTGTCAAATGGATAACTGCCGATATGTTCTCTTTAAATGATTGTATCGATGCAATGCAGCATGTGGACTACGGCGTTTACTTTCTGGATCCGAATAAACGCTCCAGTAAATTAAACGATGCAAGGTTTAAAGATATCAATGCAATCAGTGCGGATAACTTTGCCCGTGCAGCTGAAACGACAGGTTTAAAAGCAATTTTCTACATTACCGGAACAAGTGATGATACAGAAACATTGAACATTTTACAAAGTTACAGCACGCCTGTATTCGCTACTAAAACGACAGTTAAAAGAAAAGGGATTGTACCACAGACACAAACGTCTGAGATCAACGACGTCAGAAGTATTCAAAGAACGCTTATCCCGTCGTCGTGGACAGTTGCTGAAGTAAGCCGATATTACTTTAACTGGTTGAGTGAAATGGCATTTAACGTAGTACAAGTAACAGAAGCGGGACAATCGTTTACGATACATGTCGCGGGTAAGAATATTCTCACGCTGACATTGGATGAAGAAAAATGTGATGTCAATCGTGTCGTATATAAAATAACGAGTGGTGCAATGTATAAAGATACGCCGGATAGTAGAGCGCGTATGGAATTCAGAAGGTTAAAACATACAGATACATTAATTATCGCATTGCATGATTACGAACCGACATTACCATGGTTAATTTATTTATTAACACAATTACCAATTCATCATTTATCTATGCGCATATTCGATGTAGAAATGCGTATAGCACGATTTCAGGAAGAGAAAGCAAACGGCGTAGAAAAACGATATACGAAATAAAAAAATCAATCAGCAAAGGATGATACATTTACTTTTGCTGATTGATTTTTTTATGATAAGACACTAATTTGTGTGTATTAAATATTACAGTTTTGTAAAGATTGTAAAGAGCATTGATAGTATCAATGTTTTGCAAACGCTTTCTTTACATACTTAATAAAAATTTTACAAATATCTATTAATAGTAAACAAATTGCTTTAAAATAGGCAATGTAAAGAATTATAGTGTAAATACTAGGAGGCAGTAACATGTTTAACAAGAAAAAAGATAAATTTGCGGTTCAGTTAGAAGCTATGGCAGAAAACTTAGATCGTGCTGCAGTTGCATTTGGTGAAATGACTTTTCATAATGCATTTGATTTAAAAAAGTATGCGGATACGATTAAAGCATACGAAACAAATGGTGACGAGTTAATGCACCAGATGATATCAGACTTAAATCAAACTTTCATTACACCAATTGAACGTGAAGATATTCTTGCACTTTCAAATGCAATTGACGATGTAATGGATGGTATGGAAGAAACATCTGCAATGTTTGAAATGTACTCAATTGAGTACTCAGATGAGTTTATGGCAGAGTTCGTTCAGAACATTCAAGGTTGTGCGAAAGAAATCAAAACAGCAGTTTCACTTGTCGCTGATAAAAAGTTATCACATGTACGTGTGCACTCTATTAATATTAAAGAACATGAAACAAATTGCGACGGTATTTTAAGACAGTCTATTAAACATATTCTATCTGTAGAAACTGATCCATTAACTGTGATGAAGATTAAAGATATTTATCAATCACTGGAAGATATCGCTGATAAATGTCAGGCAGTTGCGAACATACTTGAATCTATCATTATGAAAAATAGTTAAGGAGCATTTTTATGGAACCGATTATTATTTTTACGTTTGCGATTGTGTTCTTCGCGTTAGCCTTTGACTTTATCAATGGTTTCCACGATACGGCAAATGCAATTGCAACAGCAGTATCTACTAAAGCATTAAAACCACGTCATGCAATCTTTATGGCAGCAGTGCTGAACTTTGTTGGTGCGATTCTGTTCCACGGAGTTGCAAAAACAGTAACGAAAGATATCGTTGACCCGTTTACATTACAAAACGGTCAAGTAGTAATATTAGCGGCATTAATTAGTGCTATTACCTGGAACTTACTTACTTGGTATTATGGAATTCCAAGTTCATCATCTCATACATTAATTGGATCAATTGCAGGTGCTGCAATTGCCTCTGGTGGATTTGGCATATTAGAATATGCTGGATTTACGAAAATTGTAGTCGGATTAATTATTTCACCACTACTTGCATTTATCGTCGGATATATTATGTATACGATTATTAAAACAGTATTTAAAAATGCGAATCTGACTAAAACAAATCGTAGTTTCAGAGTTGTACAAATCTTTACAGCAGCAGCGCAAGCTTTCGCACATGGTTCCAATGATGCACAAAAAGCGATGGGGATTATTACGATGGCATTAATCTCTGCGGGTATGCAAACAGGTAGTACTGAACCACAATGGTGGGTACAGTTATCATGTGCTGCAGCAATGGGACTTGGTACAGCAGTTGGTGGATGGAAGATTATTAAAACAGTTGGTGGCAACATTATGAAAATTCGCCCGGCAAACGGTGTAGCGGCAGATTTATCATCAGCTTTAATTATCTTTGGTGCAACACATATTCACTTACCAGTATCAACAACACACGTTGTATCATCATCAATTTTAGGTGTAGGTTCAAGCCACCGTGTGAAAGGTGTAAAATGGACAACAGCACAACGTATGATCATTACTTGGGTAATTACGATGCCAATTTCAGCTTTACTTGCAGCAATTGTATTTTTTGTAGTTAACTTTTTAACGCATATTTTTTAAGGTAATATTTTTACATGAGAATCATCAGATAGGGATTATCTATCTGATGATTTTTTTTAAATCAAATTATTCGAAAATTATACGCAATAATTGTATAATAATGACTATAATAAATTTATTTGGAGGATATTATGAACAATTACTATAACGCAGAACCGGTATCACGTTCATCTGCTTACCGTCAGACGTTTTTATTCTTTATGTATTACTGGATTATCTTTGCAGCAGGAACTTATTTAGGTCAGTTCGTACCAGCTGGTTTAAGATTTACAGTTTCAATGGCTATTTTTGCACTGATTATGATGTCACTATTTGTTCGTGCATCACGTAAATTTGGATTTTTAATTTCGAACTTAATGGCATTTGGTATGGGAATCGTAAGTTATGGTTCGTTTATGTACTACATGTCAACATTAGGTGAAGTTGCATTTTATCAAAACGTGGCGCTTGCAGTTGGGGCATTCTTAGCATTCGGTTTAGTTGGTTTCTTCGTTGTAGGAGATGCTACAAACTTAGGACGTTTATTATTCCCGGCATTAATCGCTTTAGTGTTTGCAAGTTTCTTAGGTATCTTTATTCAAATTCCAATGTTTCAGATGGTAATAACAATTGCAGGATTAGCAATTTTCTTCCTGTACACTGTATATGACTTCAACCGTTTGAAACAAGGAAACTTCTCACCACAGGAGATGGGATTCAGTTTATTTATTAACTTATTAAATATCATTTTAGATATTTTACGATTAGCGAGTATTTTAAGAGATTAAAGGCAGATGCCTTTAATCTTTTTTGTGTAATGAACGATAAATGTGTATAATAATGACATAAATTATTGAAAGAGAAGTGTATACTATGGGTCGTAAGTGGAACAATATTAAAGAGAAGAAAGCTGCAAAGGATAAAAACACGAGTAGAATTTATGCTAAGTTTGGCCGTGAGATTTATGTTGCAGCAAAATCTGGAGAGCCAGATCCAGAGTCGAACCAGAATTTAAAGTTTGTACTTGAACGTGCGAAAACATATTCAGTACCAAAACATATTATCGACCGTGCAATTGAAAAAGCTAAAGGCGGTTCTGAAGAGAACTATGATGAATTACGCTATGAAGGATTCGGTCCAGGTGGATCAATGTTAATCGTTGATGCGTTAACAAATAACGTAAACCGTACAGCAAGTGACGTACGTGCAGCATTCGGTAAGAATGGTGGAAACATGGGTGTATCAGGTTCTGTAAGCTACATGTTTGATAATACTGCTGTATTTGGATTTGATGGTAAAACTGCAGATGAAACGTTAGAAATTTTGATGGAAGCGGACATAGACGTGCGTGATGTAATGGAAGAAGATGGCCACGTTGTTGTATATGCTGAGCCAGATCAGTTTGCAGCAGTTCAGAACACGTTGAAAGAAGCAGGTGTAGAGGAATTTACAGTTGCTGAGCTTTCAATGGTACCTCAAAATGAATTAGATTTGTCAGATGCAGATTTAGAAGTATTCGAGAAGTTAGTAGATGCAATTGAAGATTTAGAGGACGTACAAACAGTACACCATAATGTAAATGCATAACATTAAGCACTGAACATGTTCAGTGCTTTTTTAGGAGGTACTATGAATAAGCATGATTTCATTGAAAGTTTGAAATTAATACCACATCCTGAAGGTGGTTACTATTTTGAAACATATAAGTCAGATTTAAGTGTTGAAAATAAAAAATTATATACTAGTATATATTTTCTGCTTGAAGCAGGGAATATCTCACATTTTCATAGAATAAAATCAGATGAGTTATGGTACTTTCATGCTGGAGACACACTCACAATTCATATGATTTTTGAAGATGGTAAATATGAAGCAGTAAAATTAGGGCTAGATGTTAAAAACGGTGAAGTGCCTCAATTTTTAGTACCTAAAAATACTGTGTTTGCTTCAACCGTTGAAGGTGAGAATGAATGGAGTCTTGTTGGATGCATGGTATCACCAGGTTTTACATTTGAAGAATTTGAATTATTTACTCAAGATGAGCTTAAAGTCAGATATCCGGAACATACAAATATAATTGAAAAATATGCATTAAAACAAAAGGAGGATGTATAATGAAAAACAAAAAAATAACACCGTTTATGATGTTTAACGGGAAAGCAGAAGCAGCAATTGAGTTTTATACATCAGTATTTCGTAATAGTGAAGTTATTTCAATGATCAAGTATGATGAACAAGGCCCTGGTGCACCTGGAACGGTTAATCACGCGGTATTTACGATTCATAATGAACAATTTATGGCGATTGATAATGCAAATGGTACGGATATTCCTTTTACACCTGCACTGAGTTTTGCGGTGGAATGTGAATCTGTCGAAGAGATTGAGTTTTTATATGATCAGTTAAAGGAAAATGGTCAAGTGTTAATGGAACTTGCACCGATGCCACCTGTTGCTGAGAAGTTTGCATGGATTGCCGATCAGTTCGGTATTAACTGGCAACTTAATTTACCACTTTTAGCATAAAGTTTTGCACTCGAATATTCATTCGGGTGCTTTTTTGTTTGCATTGAATGTATGAGTGTCCCAAAAAGAGACACTCGCGGTCCAAAAATATGCTGAGTGTCCCAAAAAGAGACACTCGCGGTCCAAAAATAGTATGAGTGTCCCAAAAAGTGACACTCGCGGTCCAAAAATATGCTGAGTGTCCGAAAAAGTGACACTCGCGGTCCAAAAATATGCTGAGTGTCCGAAAAAGTGACACTCGCAGTCCAAAAATAGTATGAGTGTCCGAAAAAGTGACACTCGCGCTCCAAAAATATGTTGAGTGTCCCAAAAAGAGACACTCGCGGTCCAAAAATATGCTGAGTGTCCCAAAAAGAGACATTCGCGGTCCAAAAATAGTATGAGTGTCTCAAAAAGTGACATT from Macrococcus armenti carries:
- a CDS encoding DUF47 domain-containing protein; this translates as MFNKKKDKFAVQLEAMAENLDRAAVAFGEMTFHNAFDLKKYADTIKAYETNGDELMHQMISDLNQTFITPIEREDILALSNAIDDVMDGMEETSAMFEMYSIEYSDEFMAEFVQNIQGCAKEIKTAVSLVADKKLSHVRVHSINIKEHETNCDGILRQSIKHILSVETDPLTVMKIKDIYQSLEDIADKCQAVANILESIIMKNS
- a CDS encoding VOC family protein: MKNKKITPFMMFNGKAEAAIEFYTSVFRNSEVISMIKYDEQGPGAPGTVNHAVFTIHNEQFMAIDNANGTDIPFTPALSFAVECESVEEIEFLYDQLKENGQVLMELAPMPPVAEKFAWIADQFGINWQLNLPLLA
- a CDS encoding NAD-dependent epimerase/dehydratase family protein, whose product is MKEKVLLTGATGYIGKYLSQQLAGQFDIYAMSKYPGEVVQGVKWITADMFSLNDCIDAMQHVDYGVYFLDPNKRSSKLNDARFKDINAISADNFARAAETTGLKAIFYITGTSDDTETLNILQSYSTPVFATKTTVKRKGIVPQTQTSEINDVRSIQRTLIPSSWTVAEVSRYYFNWLSEMAFNVVQVTEAGQSFTIHVAGKNILTLTLDEEKCDVNRVVYKITSGAMYKDTPDSRARMEFRRLKHTDTLIIALHDYEPTLPWLIYLLTQLPIHHLSMRIFDVEMRIARFQEEKANGVEKRYTK
- a CDS encoding YebC/PmpR family DNA-binding transcriptional regulator — encoded protein: MGRKWNNIKEKKAAKDKNTSRIYAKFGREIYVAAKSGEPDPESNQNLKFVLERAKTYSVPKHIIDRAIEKAKGGSEENYDELRYEGFGPGGSMLIVDALTNNVNRTASDVRAAFGKNGGNMGVSGSVSYMFDNTAVFGFDGKTADETLEILMEADIDVRDVMEEDGHVVVYAEPDQFAAVQNTLKEAGVEEFTVAELSMVPQNELDLSDADLEVFEKLVDAIEDLEDVQTVHHNVNA
- a CDS encoding cupin domain-containing protein — its product is MNKHDFIESLKLIPHPEGGYYFETYKSDLSVENKKLYTSIYFLLEAGNISHFHRIKSDELWYFHAGDTLTIHMIFEDGKYEAVKLGLDVKNGEVPQFLVPKNTVFASTVEGENEWSLVGCMVSPGFTFEEFELFTQDELKVRYPEHTNIIEKYALKQKEDV
- a CDS encoding inorganic phosphate transporter, coding for MEPIIIFTFAIVFFALAFDFINGFHDTANAIATAVSTKALKPRHAIFMAAVLNFVGAILFHGVAKTVTKDIVDPFTLQNGQVVILAALISAITWNLLTWYYGIPSSSSHTLIGSIAGAAIASGGFGILEYAGFTKIVVGLIISPLLAFIVGYIMYTIIKTVFKNANLTKTNRSFRVVQIFTAAAQAFAHGSNDAQKAMGIITMALISAGMQTGSTEPQWWVQLSCAAAMGLGTAVGGWKIIKTVGGNIMKIRPANGVAADLSSALIIFGATHIHLPVSTTHVVSSSILGVGSSHRVKGVKWTTAQRMIITWVITMPISALLAAIVFFVVNFLTHIF
- a CDS encoding Bax inhibitor-1/YccA family protein yields the protein MNNYYNAEPVSRSSAYRQTFLFFMYYWIIFAAGTYLGQFVPAGLRFTVSMAIFALIMMSLFVRASRKFGFLISNLMAFGMGIVSYGSFMYYMSTLGEVAFYQNVALAVGAFLAFGLVGFFVVGDATNLGRLLFPALIALVFASFLGIFIQIPMFQMVITIAGLAIFFLYTVYDFNRLKQGNFSPQEMGFSLFINLLNIILDILRLASILRD